A genomic stretch from Plasmodium cynomolgi strain B DNA, chromosome 8, whole genome shotgun sequence includes:
- a CDS encoding SNARE domain containing protein (putative) — protein MENVNRKLTGVYRRVKNIIKTKGNKYMFYLILFFLFLLFFMNYLYRKNR, from the exons ATGGAAAACGTGAACAGAAAATTAACAGGAGTGTACAGGCgcgtgaaaaatattataaagaCAAAG ggaaataaatacatgtttTACCTCATCCTGttcttcctatttttgcTGTTCTTTATGAATTACTTATATCGAAAGAATAGATAA